A part of Lacinutrix sp. 5H-3-7-4 genomic DNA contains:
- a CDS encoding methylated-DNA--[protein]-cysteine S-methyltransferase, which produces MEESCYINSPLGVAKIIGDVNGINSVSILNSNEKISNNIPEVLEDCVLQLNEYFNGNRKQFSLKLNPIGTAFQQRVWKTLQTIPYGKTISYLELSKQLGDIKAIRAVANANGKNPLWIIIPCHRVIGSDGSLTGYAGGINRKQWLLEHESPYKQQRLF; this is translated from the coding sequence ATGGAAGAAAGCTGTTACATTAATTCTCCTTTAGGAGTTGCCAAAATTATTGGCGATGTAAACGGTATAAACTCTGTTTCTATTTTAAATTCTAATGAGAAAATTTCAAATAATATTCCAGAAGTTTTAGAAGATTGTGTATTACAACTTAATGAATATTTTAATGGCAATCGAAAGCAATTTAGCTTAAAGCTTAACCCAATAGGCACAGCTTTTCAACAACGCGTATGGAAAACACTACAAACTATTCCATACGGTAAAACTATTTCTTATCTAGAGTTATCAAAACAGCTTGGAGATATAAAAGCTATTAGAGCCGTTGCAAATGCTAATGGTAAAAATCCATTATGGATTATTATTCCATGTCACAGAGTTATTGGTAGCGATGGAAGCTTAACAGGTTATGCTGGTGGTATTAACCGTAAACAGTGGCTTTTAGAACACGAAAGCCCATATAAACAACAACGCTTATTTTAA
- a CDS encoding CNNM domain-containing protein: protein MGLLIFYGVISIFFSFLCSILEAVLLSVTPTFINVKKQEGKSYALALEALKKDVDRPLIAILTLNTIAHTVGAILVGKQAEQLYGNGDGYGVFIVSAVMTILILVASEIIPKTIGATYWKSLANFTTKALNILIFPLKWTGLLWLMQLTTKLIGGKGHGSVLSREGFLVMADMAHEEGVFESNESKIIKNLLTFKEVFAKNVMTPRTVMKSENITTTVEDFFNRNMNVRFSRIPVYADTEDNIKGLVLKDEVFKEMALGNGTKKLGELKRDIIIVERNLPIPTLFEQLVETRNHMALVVDEYGSVSGIVTMEDVIETLLGLEIMDESDNVSDLQLQARRNWETRAKKMGLIEGEKTE, encoded by the coding sequence CATCTTTTTCTCTTTTTTATGTTCAATTTTAGAAGCAGTTCTATTAAGTGTAACACCAACCTTTATTAATGTTAAAAAGCAAGAAGGCAAGAGTTATGCTTTAGCATTAGAAGCTTTAAAAAAAGACGTAGACAGACCTTTAATTGCTATTTTAACACTTAATACAATTGCACATACCGTTGGTGCTATATTGGTTGGTAAGCAAGCCGAGCAACTTTATGGTAATGGTGATGGTTATGGTGTATTTATTGTTTCGGCAGTAATGACTATTTTAATTTTAGTCGCTTCAGAAATTATACCAAAAACCATTGGAGCAACCTATTGGAAAAGTCTAGCTAATTTTACAACCAAAGCACTTAATATTTTAATTTTTCCATTAAAATGGACTGGTTTATTATGGTTAATGCAACTAACAACAAAACTTATTGGCGGTAAAGGTCACGGTAGCGTATTAAGCCGAGAAGGCTTTCTAGTTATGGCAGATATGGCTCATGAAGAAGGTGTTTTTGAAAGTAACGAAAGTAAAATCATTAAAAACCTTTTAACTTTTAAAGAAGTTTTTGCTAAAAATGTAATGACACCGCGAACGGTTATGAAATCTGAAAACATAACAACTACTGTTGAAGATTTTTTTAATAGAAACATGAATGTGCGTTTTTCAAGAATTCCTGTTTATGCAGATACCGAAGATAACATTAAAGGTCTCGTTTTAAAAGATGAAGTTTTTAAAGAAATGGCTCTTGGAAACGGCACCAAAAAGCTTGGAGAATTAAAAAGAGATATAATAATTGTTGAAAGAAATTTACCAATACCTACTCTTTTTGAGCAACTTGTTGAAACCAGAAACCACATGGCTTTAGTAGTAGACGAGTATGGATCTGTAAGTGGCATTGTAACCATGGAAGATGTTATTGAAACCTTACTTGGCTTAGAGATTATGGATGAAAGCGATAATGTTAGCGACCTGCAATTACAAGCTAGAAGAAACTGGGAAACAAGAGCTAAAAAAATGGGTCTTATTGAAGGAGAAAAAACAGAGTAA
- a CDS encoding DUF4442 domain-containing protein, translating into MYRIATNFLKRFFKTSTIYKYGFNWSPMYKRSTAKLIQVSDNLQYVKIKLKPSWKNRNYAGSIFGGSMLSATDPIYMIQLIQILGDDFVVWDKAASIKYKRPAKETIYAEFVFLDEEIKNIKNEISLKNEVNITKKLTLKNAENIVFAEIEKTIYATTKTYYKEKLKQRKQQQNTAQ; encoded by the coding sequence ATGTATAGAATTGCAACCAATTTTTTAAAACGTTTTTTTAAAACATCTACTATTTACAAATATGGCTTTAATTGGTCGCCAATGTACAAGCGAAGCACTGCAAAATTAATACAGGTTAGCGACAATCTACAATATGTAAAAATAAAACTAAAACCCAGTTGGAAAAACCGTAATTATGCTGGTTCTATTTTTGGAGGCTCTATGCTAAGTGCTACAGACCCAATTTACATGATACAACTAATACAAATACTTGGCGATGATTTTGTTGTATGGGATAAAGCTGCAAGTATAAAATATAAACGTCCTGCAAAAGAAACTATTTATGCAGAGTTTGTTTTTTTAGATGAAGAAATTAAAAATATTAAAAACGAAATAAGCCTTAAAAACGAAGTTAATATCACCAAAAAATTAACTTTAAAAAACGCAGAAAATATAGTGTTTGCTGAAATTGAAAAAACAATATACGCCACTACAAAAACCTACTATAAAGAAAAACTGAAACAAAGAAAACAACAACAAAATACTGCACAATAA